One Pseudomonas muyukensis DNA segment encodes these proteins:
- a CDS encoding L-cystine transporter, which yields MNLPLSLNLLAFLALLLGLAQTRRTDWSLAKKVLLGLVLGVLFGLVLHTLYGAGHPVLKATIAWLDLVGNGYVGLLQMIVMPLIFASILSAVTRLHNASSLGRISVLSIGTLLLTTAIAALIGIALTNLFGLSAEGLVAGVQESARLQAIHNDYAGKVADLNIPQLLLSFVPSNPVGDLARAKPTSIISVVIFAVFLGLAALQLIKDDKDKGERALAAIDVLQAWVMRLVRLVMKLTPYGVLALMTKVVASSNLEDILKLGSFVVVSYIGLGLMFVVHGVILALTGVSPLRFLRKVWPVLTFAFTSRSSAASIPLSIEAQTLRLGVPQSIASFSASFGATIGQNGCAGLYPAMLAVMVAPAVGIDTFDPLWIATLVAIVTLSSAGVAGVGGGATFAALIVLPAMGLPVELVALLISVEPLIDMGRTALNVNGSMTAGVVTSQLLKQTDQQVLGGDEHAELNHS from the coding sequence ATGAACCTGCCCCTGTCACTCAACCTGCTGGCGTTCCTGGCCCTGCTGCTGGGCCTGGCACAAACCCGCCGCACCGACTGGAGCCTGGCTAAAAAGGTCCTGCTCGGCCTGGTGCTGGGCGTGCTCTTCGGCCTGGTCCTGCACACGCTGTACGGCGCGGGCCACCCGGTGCTCAAGGCCACCATCGCCTGGCTCGACCTGGTCGGCAACGGCTACGTCGGCCTGCTGCAGATGATCGTCATGCCGCTGATCTTCGCCTCGATCCTCAGCGCCGTGACCCGCCTGCACAACGCCTCGTCACTGGGCCGGATCAGCGTGCTGAGCATTGGCACCCTGCTGCTGACCACCGCTATCGCCGCCCTGATCGGCATCGCCCTGACCAACCTGTTCGGCCTCAGCGCCGAGGGCCTGGTGGCTGGCGTCCAGGAAAGCGCTCGCCTGCAAGCCATCCACAACGACTACGCGGGCAAGGTCGCCGACCTCAACATCCCGCAGCTGCTGCTGTCGTTCGTGCCGAGCAACCCGGTGGGCGACCTGGCCCGGGCCAAGCCGACCTCGATCATCAGCGTGGTGATCTTCGCCGTGTTCCTGGGCCTTGCCGCCTTGCAACTGATCAAGGACGACAAGGACAAAGGCGAACGCGCGCTGGCGGCCATCGACGTGCTGCAGGCCTGGGTGATGCGCCTGGTGCGCCTGGTGATGAAGCTCACCCCCTACGGCGTGCTGGCACTGATGACCAAGGTGGTGGCCAGCTCCAACCTGGAGGACATCCTCAAGCTGGGCAGCTTCGTGGTGGTTTCGTACATCGGCCTGGGCCTGATGTTCGTGGTCCACGGGGTGATCCTGGCGCTGACCGGGGTCAGCCCGCTGCGCTTCTTGCGCAAGGTCTGGCCGGTGCTGACCTTCGCCTTCACCAGCCGCTCCAGCGCTGCCAGCATCCCGCTGAGCATCGAGGCGCAGACCCTGCGCCTGGGCGTGCCGCAGTCGATCGCCAGCTTCAGCGCCTCGTTCGGCGCCACCATCGGCCAGAACGGCTGCGCCGGCCTGTACCCGGCGATGCTGGCGGTGATGGTCGCCCCGGCGGTGGGCATCGACACCTTCGACCCGCTGTGGATCGCCACCTTGGTGGCCATCGTCACCCTCAGCTCGGCCGGCGTCGCCGGGGTCGGTGGCGGCGCCACCTTCGCCGCGCTGATCGTGCTGCCGGCCATGGGCCTGCCGGTGGAACTGGTGGCGCTGCTGATCTCGGTGGAACCGCTGATCGACATGGGCCGCACGGCGCTGAACGTGAATGGGTCGATGACCGCTGGCGTGGTCACCAGCCAGTTGCTCAAACAGACCGACCAGCAGGTGCTGGGCGGCGATGAGCACGCCGAGTTGAACCATTCCTGA